The DNA window CCAAAATATCTTTCAGCCTCACAAGAATACCAATCTCGTAATGTCTCCATATGTAATATAATAgagaacagtgaaaataaaatgaattactgCTAAAACCAACATTTTTGAACCTCAAAAGcacaaagatggaaaaacaatCAAGACACAAAATGTATgcattaaaatttaacttttaacttgttgaaaaataagaaattttaccAACTGGATAGGGATACATATAGGTGATACCAACATTGGATCCCACCACCCATTTTAGAGGGCAAATGTGATCAAATACTGGCAACCTCACAGGATTCACCCTAACAGAAGAACATCgaacaaaatgataaatacaaagTTTGGTATAGTGTTGGTTaccagggagagggagggtaATGTGGCTGGGACACCAACAAATGGATTGGCTATGGCACTGCTTTATTTCTTCACCTGAGTGAGAGGTATGTGTTTTACTAtgctactatttttttaaaccatagatacattttatatactaCTTTGTAAGCATTTTAACAAGAGAACTTGTTAGGAAAGTTTTCATATTCCAGATTCTAAATACATCCTTCCACAGATTTCCTCCATATGTTGCAAACATCTGGACCATAAGGGGAGCCAGACCTAGGAGAAAGCCACCACGTGGAGGAATTAATGAAGCCTTACTGTCCCGTTCTTGTATATCTCTACTGCTGAAGTCTTTGCAATGAaagagaactcttttttttttacagctttacAGAGGTATAATTAGCACAACTGTATAAAGTTAAGGTGTATAATGTGATGACTCAATTTATATATGCACCATGCACTGAATGCAACAAGAAAGCTAACTAACACATCCATTACCTCATAACCCTCTTTATGTTTTGAGCATTGTAGagtcagaatttctttttcttattacaaCCAAAGACCTTCTCACTGGTAAAATTTAATTAACTCCTAACATGCCAAACCACTAAGAAAGTCTAATAATACCATTTTATATGTCCTGGAATTGAATGTAGTGGTTGCTGATGTTGCCCTACACAGGTACACATTCCAGTGACTGGAATTAGTGATTACTGAATCAAGGTGTAAAATCTCAgcacctgggggtgcctgggtggctcagtgggttaaagcctctgcctttggctcagaccgtgattccagggtcctgggttggagccccgagtcaggctctctgctcagcagggagcctgcttcccttcctctctctgcctacctctctgcctacttgtgatctctgtctgtcaaataaataaataaatcttaaaaaaaaaatctcagcaccTGGCCTCCTAGTAGTTTCAACACCGGAGTGTGATTCTCATGACATGACCCTAGAATCAGGTAGACTCACAACATCCTCATTTAAATTCTTTCCCTGTTATGTCCACCTTATCCCACTTCTCTTCTGAAAACAAACCTCACAAAATCACTACTACAAGAACTCCTGACTCTGGTTCTGCTTTTAGGGACTCTGACTCAGAAACTGAGATTAGAGATTTGAAACCACTTGCTAAACACCACATTGCTGGATAAAGTGCAAATTAGTTTTCCACATCAAATTAAAATGCACATGGCCATTATGCAATCTTGTAATTTCAGAAGTTGATGATTCAAGAATCAGATATTCTGGCTCATTATGTATTTTTGTCACTTTGACTCATTCTAGAAACCAGTCCAATGCCAATGACACAATCACAGAAGAGGTGTCCTACTTGTAAGTTTCTTCAAGGCTCCCTTCATGTCCCTGTTCCTCAGGCTGTAGATGAAGGGGTTCATCATCTGAGGGACCACAGAGTACATCACTGAGGCCACTGCAGTGTTTCTGGAAGAGTTAGTGAAAGCAGAACTAATGTACACCCCCAAACCTGTCCCATAGAACAAAGACACAACTGACAGGTGAGACCCACAGGTGGAAAAAGCTTTATACTTTCCACCTGCTGATGGCATTCTCAAAACAGAGGACACTATCTGAGTGTAAGAGAAAATGATTCCACACAGAGGAATACCACCAAATATGCTCATTGCAAAATATATCAGGATGTTATTGATGAGGGTATCAGAACATGCAAGCTGGATGACCTGAACAACTtcacagaagaagagagggatTTCAAGGTCTGTGCAGAAGGTCAGCTGTAACACCATCAGACTGTGCACCAGGGCATCCACAATGTTAATGCAGAAGGAGAGTAGAACCATCAGGCTACAGAGGTGGGAGTTCATAATGACTGTGTACCTCAGTGGATGAcaaatggccacatagcggtcataggccattaCTGCAAGGAGAAAACTTTCTAGACTAGCAAAAACCAGGACAAAGTAGATCTGTGTGAGGCAGCCTGCATAAGTGATGCTCTGATTCTGTGCCCGGATGTTCACCAGCATCTTTGGGACAGTGGTTGTGCTTAAGCAGATGTCAGTAAAGGAcaggttggagaggaagaagtacatgggcgtGTGGAGGTGGGAGTCCAAGATGACAGCCAGGATGATGAGCAGGTTTCCCAGGATGGTGACCAGGTATACGGACAGAAACAGAATGAAGAGAAAGGGCTTCAATTCTGGGTCCTCTGTCACTTCCATAAGAAGGAATTCTGAaacccctgttttgtttctgagttCCATGTTGTTGATGAATCTGACAGAGAAGGTGGAGTGACAGCACAATCAAATGTATGTTTTCTAGACCAGCAGGAGAAGCATCACCAGAGACAAACACTGCCTTGGGATGGGATGGAGACTAGTAGAGAGGGATAGGAAATAGGTGCCTTTTATATGCATATTATCCTTTAACAAAAACCTTAAGCTGATACAGCAAAATGCCATCCATTAATTCCCACACGGTTAACAgctaggcattttaaaaatattgactctATCATTTTGGTTATTTGAAACATTTGGTAATTTTATAAAGAGAAACAGACTGGGGAGGCAGCTGAAGATTCTGTCTGGATCCCCGGAGACCTCAGAGACAAGCAACTGAGATAGTATGTCAAGAACCAAGAATGGGAAGATAAAGTGAACTTTACCAAAGATTTCCTGCCCTCTCACTTCCacaaaattgtaaataaatgtCAGAGACTTGTCTAATAGTCATCTTATTTTTCCCAAAAGAGCAGATTTCCACTCATTAAGAAATGGCCCTGGCCAAACTAGAGAGTGAGTACATTAGTAAATGGAGGTACTTGAGATTGGTGCAAAGTAGAAGATGTGATGAGAATGACAGGCAGGTGGACCCTGGAAGACTTGGTTCTAATCATCTGATACACGTACTCTCGTCATGACTTCCCCTGGATGAACCTGTAGTAAAACACCTGCGCTCATTTCCAAATATCCATGTAGGTTACCTGGCTGGCTTCACAGTGGAATGATGACTGACATTTCCCCTGAATGTGCCATCTGGGAGATTTGTACtcagaaagggcagagggacTGAATGAGACCTAGGCTCCCGAACAAAAAGGATCTTCTGTGGGAGGAGGTCCAATTATGCTACTACTTTTCATGGGAAGGATTACTGAAATAAGTGGTCACAAGCAGACTGCAGTCTCTGTATCCCTAGAGATTCAATTTCCAAAGCTCCTCATTAATCAAACAATTTCATTGTCACTGAGATCCCAAGCAAGTGCAAATCCTTCAAGACCAAAATCTGTGAGGCCCAGAGCCATGATGTACTTCTCTCCACCTGTTTCTACTCATCTCGATTTCAAATTCTTGGAAATGTGGACACACCATCCTTCTCTAATTGGATAAGAGTCTTCTTTTCTCAGTTATGGACAACGATATTGCTAACGAATCAATGACATCAGGAATTCTGATACCTATTTGGGGTGTGAGAGTACACTgtgcatgtttatatatattatgtatatatatacatattatatatattatgtatattttaatatacacatgtatatgtatattatatgtattcttAGATTGTATAtagtgtataaatatttaaaaacatagctacaaaaaaataacagcatagctacattattataaaaatgcaaacactctaggggcatctgggtggctcagttggttaagcaactgcctttggctcaggtcatgatcccggagtaccaggatcaagtcccacattgggctcccactctatgggaagtctgcttctcctctcccatgctctctttcactcaaataaataaataaatatagccccccctcaaataaataaataaaaagtttatctcTCTGAGTCTTTAAATGTTTCCTGAACATTAATCTTAACCGTGTATACACAGAGCATATACAATACATTTTACACAATAGATTCTAATCTATTCTCTGTGAAAGTTCTCTGATTAACTCAAACCTGCTACTCCCATTTTAGGTTTTCATagtcacatatttttttccttcaagtttttatttaaattcaagttagttgaggcacctgggtggctcagtcaatttaagtatctgccttcggctaaggtaatgatctcaaggttctgggatcccGTCCTCcataggctccctgttcagcatggagtctgcatctcaccccccctccccctgctcctgctctctctttctcctctctctcaaataaataaataaataaatacatacatacataaatgaaatcttctttaaaagaaaattcaatattggttttaggagcagaattcagtgattcatcacttacacagaacacccagtgctcatcccaagtgccctccttaatacctaccacccatctagcccatcttccacccacctccctccatcaacccctggtttgttctctgtagttaagagttgcttatggtttatttcctgatctctctctttcccccttccatATGTTcacctgctttgtttcttaaattccacatgagtgaaatcatacggtatttgtcttatgactgacttatttcacttagcataatactacCTCCATCCACACtgtggcaaatggcaaaatttcattcttttcggTGGCtgagtacacacacactcacacacacacacacacacacacacacacacaattttctttatccactcatcagtagATGGAcatcagctctttccatagtttgtctattttgataatgttgctataaacatcagggtgcatgtaccacTTcagatcagtatttttgtattttttgggtaaatacctagtagtgaaattgctggattgtaaggtagttctatttttaactttctgaggaacctccatactttttcagggtagctgtaccagtttgcattccccccaacagtgtaagagggttcccctttttctgcatcctcaccaacacctgttgtttcctatgttgttgattttagccattctgagtggtgtgcaCAGTCATCTTTTCTAATTTTGTCACAAGTCTCAAGGTACAGTATTCCTTACTTTAGGGGACTGAGGATTGAAACATTAAcataaagataaacataaaatttgccatcttaaccatttttaagtgtgtcgTTCATTAATGTTAAGTATTTCTCACTGCTGTGCAACCAATCTCCAAAAGTCTTTATCTGGTACAAATGAAATTCTATGTCAtttcttcgtgtgtgtgtgtgtgtgtgtgtgtgtgtgtgtagcatggaacttcctttttttttttcctattgtgttatgttagtcaccataaaatacaacACTGCATCTATGTCATTTCAATAAGACCAaatcccctgcctcctccagcccctaGTAACTACCATTCCATTTTTGGCTTTGTAATTTTGACTCCTCTAGGGACCTCATGTAGAACCATACAgtttccttttgtgactggctcattttactttgctttatgCCCGTAACATTCACCCATGTAGTTTCATgggtcaggatttccttcctttttaaagaatcatatttcattgtgtatatataccatattttatcaaGTGTTCACCATTGCAGACCCCATCTGCTCCACAGATGACCCCAGAAGCTTTCTTCACTGAGGAAACATAAAAGCTGCAGACCCCCTGCAGTTTTCATTGCCAAGAGTTCTACAGGATTTCACATTCAAAGACCAACAGCTTGAGTCCCATTCCATTCACATTACACAGATGCCTTGGTCCTGGAAGTCAGCATGGCCACCAAGCACACACTCACAGCTCGTCCTGGCCCCCAGAGCTACACATATGCTTGTTGCCAGGTCCATTTCCTGTCCCTGGTCTCCACCCCCATGCAAACCCATGGCTATCAGTCATGATGCAAATGCATACCATCAGCCCCAGCAGCCACAGCTGTGCATACACGGGCAGAAAACCTCAACCCTTATCACTGGCCACTACCACCATGCACACACATCCATAGCTgacccctgccactcccctgacCCTAACTACCATTCAAGTACTTACAGTTGTCTGTGCCACCGTATAGGAAACTACAGGTAGCACCCACAGCAGGGTGTTTGCACACTGCTAACCCT is part of the Mustela nigripes isolate SB6536 chromosome 2, MUSNIG.SB6536, whole genome shotgun sequence genome and encodes:
- the LOC132009609 gene encoding olfactory receptor 7G2-like is translated as MELRNKTGVSEFLLMEVTEDPELKPFLFILFLSVYLVTILGNLLIILAVILDSHLHTPMYFFLSNLSFTDICLSTTTVPKMLVNIRAQNQSITYAGCLTQIYFVLVFASLESFLLAVMAYDRYVAICHPLRYTVIMNSHLCSLMVLLSFCINIVDALVHSLMVLQLTFCTDLEIPLFFCEVVQVIQLACSDTLINNILIYFAMSIFGGIPLCGIIFSYTQIVSSVLRMPSAGGKYKAFSTCGSHLSVVSLFYGTGLGVYISSAFTNSSRNTAVASVMYSVVPQMMNPFIYSLRNRDMKGALKKLTSRTPLL